From the genome of Astyanax mexicanus isolate ESR-SI-001 chromosome 3, AstMex3_surface, whole genome shotgun sequence:
tctggctgtatgtttagggtcatcgtcttgctggaaggtaaatctccttcccagtctcaagttgTCTGCAGCCTCCAACAGAATTATTTCAAGGATTgccctgtctggtgagttccttggtcttcatgatgctgtttgttcactagtgctctctaacaaaccactgagatcttcacagaacagctgtattgatactgagactaaattacacacagcttgaTTAACTCTTATGAAAGCGACcgattgcactggatttttttAGGGGGGTTAGAATAAAGAGGTCTGATTTCTTTTCCATGTTGATTAAAATTATGAAAACCGTCTATCATTTTTTCACTTAAAATTTCAACAAAATAAATTTAAGaaggcaaaatgtaaaaaagttcaagggtGTTGAATACTAGTCTAAAAGCCCTTTCTGAACCACAGATttgtaaacacaaacaaataaagcgAGTTTATCATGAGAGCGCGCGCGCGCTCCCTGCATCCGCTAAGCTCCTCCCGCGGAGCATCGGGACCATGATTTATATCGCGCTCCGGCGGCGGACACGGAGGAGTAACGGCAAGAACCGGACAAAcgctttcagcagcagcagcagcagcagcacggggCTTCACGGTCTGGATGCGGTGCGACCGAGGGGCTGATTTCTGCTGGAGCGGAGCGAGAGGATGAGAGacgcagagggagagagagacagagagacgggTGGACGGCaggttgctgtgttgttgctccGCCGAGTCTCATCGTGGAGAAACACCGGAGCCGCGCGCGCTGGAGCAGCATGTGATGGAGCGGAGCTCGCTGTCCGGCTGAGTCTGTGATTATTAGCGTTACTGTGCTGCTTCACACTGATTAATTCTATTAAACACGCAGAGGATTCTCAGGGGAGTCGGATGGAGaggggacatttttgatgcagaCAGATTTGGCCGGGTTTTGACGTCAACGTCACTGTTTTTCATCCTGTATCTGAAGAGAGAGGAGAGCGATCAATCAGCTGGAAGTGATGGAGTTGATAGAAATACTAATCGGTAAAATTATCGGTATTTTGCGTAAACCCAGTTAACTGTGCGCAGTTTGTTTGTCtgtgctagcttagcttagctacgCTTATGTTAGCCTTAGCTCACGTTAAAGAGGCCAACTGCGATCGATCCCAGCTGACTGCTAACGCTGGCTAGCATTACTAGCTAATTAACTCACTAGCTCTCAGACTACACCAGCCTGACTAGcttaggttagttagctagctaagctatgAATTTGCCACGTTTGTTGTGTCAAAATGTGGTTAGATAGGTTGGGAATTCAGTCTCAATATAGGAGAAGATGAAGTAACGTTAACTACCTCGGGTTAACTAATTCTTCTCATCAGTAACGTTAATATAAATTAgcgtagctaactaactagctagttacAGAACTAGCTGTTTTATTTTCGAGGGCTTTTAGAAAACACGAAGAAAAAtgcccaaaaaaagaaaaatcaggaTTTAAATGACCGATGGCGTGTGGAGAGACTGTTTTCTGTCATATTAATAATTGTCTGTCAAAAGTGTGGCTGAATCTACTGGTGATTTATTGATATTTTGCGCTCTGTtgtgtgttagctagttagttagctaagctaacttagctttaggtTGGATAAATAAGCTTCTAAAAACGAATTTGTCACGCTTATTTTAGACAAATGtggttataaaaatgtaaaaatggttAGCTAGCTATGTTGTGAATTCAGTTAGCTCAGGttaacatatttatttagattaGCTAGCCTGGTAGTtaactaactagcttgctaagCTAGTTTTCGCCTcagtaacctagctaagctaactaacctgCTACAAAACTGGCTGTTTCATTTTCGCGGGCTTTTAGAAAACAGCTAGAAAAATGCCAAATGATTTAAATGACCTATGGCGTGTGGAGAGACTGTTTTCAGTCATATTAATAACTGTCTCTCAAAAGTGTGGCTGAATTTACTGgtgatttgttgttttttgcGCTTTCATGAGTTTTTAACATAACTAGGTTTAACCCAACTATCTCAGTTCATGTAAAGTTAATCTAGTTGTATACAGATATGGAGTTTGGTTTAGTCGGATGGAACCTTGCCAGACTTGGACAGTTCTCATCAAGATGTCTTTTCATCAGGAGAAGCAGAGCCTGATGGCAAAGAACATTTTTTAGTTAATGTTGATGCTGGAAAAACAAACAACCTTTAAGCATTTAACATTCCCTCATAGGCACATAGGTTAGTGTTGATGTTCTGGCATTAAATCAACGTTCagtagttagctaggttatctaaAAAACTGAGTGGTTGAGGCTCTGAATCTACACTCACAAATAGTTTTTTAGGTTAAAACTGTATTAATTAAGCATTGTAATTATGAATACGAATAGAATACAAACAGAAAGATTGTTGTAGCTACATACTTAATGTAGGGTTAGTAAATAGTTAATGCAAATACTATACCTACAATACAATAACTTTGAATCAACCTAAAACCAGGGTGCACAAACAGCAATTCAGTTATGTTGTTTCATTGAGGAACTATATTGACTCAGCTGTCTGAGAGGGCTTTGCTCACTCTGAGTTATGAACATGATGCCAACTAGCCTAAAAGTCCGATCACTAGCCAAATTAACTTGCTAACTTCAGCCAAGTTAAACTAAGCCACAGTAGGCGAGTCTACCAGTTCACAAAGATGACCAGGCTGCGTAAGAAAGCCTGCGTGGCGCTTTTCCTCTTTACTCTCTTCATCTTCGGGACCATGATGGGTTTGCGGACTCTGAAGCCCAGTGACGGATTCTCGGACCTCGCTCCGGGTATGGAGATGGCTCCATTTGCAGCAGAGAGATCCGAAAAGCGAGGCGAGCCGGACAGCGACGTGGCCGACACCAAGATCGTCTTCTCCAACTCCGGCCACGAGCACAGCATCTTCTACGACATCCACATCTTCTACTACCTGTGGTACGGAGCCCCACAGATGGACAGGGGCTACATCCACTGGGACCACGTGCTGGTTCCTCACTGGGACCCTAAAATAGCGGCCAGTCACCCCAAAGGCAGGCACAACCCGCCCGAGGACATCGCCTCCAGCTTCTACCCGGAGCTCGGACCCTACAGCTCCAGAGACCCTAAAGTGCTGGACTCGCATATGTCCCAGATAGAAGCCGCTGCTGCAGGTGGGACCATGTTGATTGTTGTGTTATATATTAAAACCCAACTATTACTAGCGCTTCAGTCCATTTACAAAAAAGTTATAGAACGGTTTAATTAGGAACAGTATTAAAACAGAGGTTACTTATATAAAATTTCAATAGATTAACATTTCATAACAAAGTAAATCagtaaaccaaaaaaactaaaaaaaacaagtaaaccaAAAATATATGCTTAATTGTGTAATAtgtgaaattataatatatatattcattgtgCAATGTGCAAATTAAAAAGGGGCTTAGGTTTTGTCTAAAAAGACATTTAGGTGGATGTTTctctaattaaataaatgtaattataatatagTAACCTCCTCAAGATATTTAAGTCCATGACTACATTTTGAAAATCTGACAATTGTTTTAGCAATTAAAAATAAAGCTCTTAGACCACTTAAGTTTTTAACTGTCACAGAGAGAAACACATTTGGGTTCAATGACCATTTCTGTAAATTAGATATTAGAAATGCAAAACAGACAAGATTTATTCAGTAATTTAGGAAATTATAGTTTCAGGGCTTCTGTATTTCATTTGCAAAAATGTAGATTAGGTCCACATGATGGAAAAAAGTTCCAAGAGAAGATTTATCAGCAAAAATAATGTACTCTTGGGTCTCTTTTCAGCATTGCTGTTTAGTTAATGAATGTCAGATAATTAACAGTCTTATTATGTCTTATTGTACTATTTACGATAACTCCTTCAAATACTGAAACAGATTATTAATCAAGGaatcattttcttattttataagaGGCTAATGAGTAAAATATATCTTTACTGAACAATCGCAAactacgcatgtgtgtgtgtgtgttcattagtCTAATAGTAAGTAAATTGTGTGAACTGTCAATCGCTGCAGTCGTGGTGGTCACAGATGGACAATTTCAGCTCTGCtctgtttttcctttcttttcctttttttgtattgGTAGGTGTGGTGGTGCTGTCCTGGTACCCACCTGGTGTGGCAGATGAACACGGAGAGCCTACAGAGGATCTGGTGCCTGCCGTTATGGATGCTGCCCATAGGCACCGTATCAAGGTAACTGGTGAGAAATGAtctaatattttctattacattcattttacaaaaacattttttgcaaCAGAAAACGTGCATCATGATGCTGCAAAATGATCTTAGCCCTTGCATTCCCCCGCCTTAcctgttttttcagttttgcTGTTAAATCTATCAGTAACCATTTCATGCAGTTAGAGGCATGCATTTTTCATAATATCTAATATTCAGCCCACTTACAGTAAtgctaaaaaagttttttttaaagcagaacaGTAATAAAAGAAAggctatttacatttaaatgtattaacatGCATATAAAGAATCTAGGTACAAAAACCGCTGCTTATTAGTGACAAGTAGAAAATGGAAAGTGGGCATATAAAAGTAAATTACATAAACCCACATAAACGCCATCATTGAACCTCAGGGGAAAatgtaaaacacattaaatgtgaaTAATCGTTATGTTTATTTTGACCAAATTACTGCTTATCTGACATCCCCTTgttaattgttttgtatttttcagaAATGCCAAATGTTCAGGCTCTTGAAGCAATACATTAATTAATCCAGGTCTGAGTTTGGCACAAATCAAAGACAGTGTAGGAAAGTACTGAGTGGTTTCTGCTGTCTGAGCCTCCTAATTGAGCTCCTCTGCAGCCCTGCCCCAGGCAGAGCTGTGGCTGTGCTGGCTGTAAGAGCCTCCAGCACCCTGATTTATTCCCCTCATCAACCTTGTGCATTATTCAGGGCAGGAGCTGTTATCTGGATGTGCTTTCTCCTTCATACTCTCAATAGGGAATTTAAAAGCCCTTAGAAAGTGTGGAGTTGCAAAGaggttcttctgtttgtttaactTTCTTTGAGGTCAATTAtgtacaaagagaaagaaaggagggcAAATCCGTTAAGTGAGGTTGGGCTTGTTTTCCACTAGTAGCAGCAACCTTTTAATATGTATAATACTGAATACAACATTTGCAGCATATTCTAAATTAAGAGGAGTCTATTAAAAGCATCAAGAAAATTACAAGTGTGTAAaaacaactttctgcagagttacATCACTACAGACCCAAAAATCATGTAGCTTCATATTAGATCAAAAATAGTAGAGCTTAAAGAACTTTATCCAAACCTCACAACACCAAATGTTAAATAGTGTACTATGTAatgtataaacacatttatatacCCCAAACCCTTTTTGTATTTGGTGAAGCTGAtaacacaaaattattaaaatacattattatttactaGAATGGATATTAAGTGTTATTTCACCATGCACAAGCTTAATAAGAGACTTCTGAATTTAGATCAGCTCTCATCACATCATCTGATGTTTCCTGAATGTAGAGGTGACTAGAGGGACATAGCAGAGCTTAGAGGATGAATGAGGGTGCAGAATCTCTAATGCTTACGCAACAGCCTCTACATCTCATGCCAGCCCTGAGGGCCATGCCTCATCCTGTGACAGCCAAGATACTCAAATGAATAGAGCAGTGAAAGCACAACCATTCACAACGATGTCACAGGTTATGAGATCTGTGGATTGGTCCATgtttatatgtaaaaatgtatgtgaCATTCAGCCAACTCAGAAAATGCCAGAGCATCCCACTCGACTGGGCAAGTTATGGTCTTTGGATCTCTTTTTGATGCCTGATATTAGAATTTGTATTTGCAGCTCCCTGAAAACAGGGTGAGATTCTTAAGCTTTCTGTAAAGTGTGTCATAAAAGCTGGTTAGTACATTTACAGCAAGTCATCAAATATAGCATAGTGTAAATTTATATATTGGCCACATTTTACtgcttatttaataaataaaatgtaacttgTGCAGTTGTCAGTTCAAATTAAATGAAAGGAAACAGGAGTTGATTTCATGTCTCCTACCAAACCCATGAGTCTAGGCCTGTCCTGATTATTatgtaattacattatcgatttatggGACAATACGTGAgcattcaatcttttttttgctgACCTCCATATTATCCTGATTATGTTTTTTCTTAGCAAGGGGAGCCCATTAATGTGAATCATCTGTTAACATTATATTAttgactttgtttaaaaaatattcttttattttatttatgtttcatttAAGTGCTGTTTAAATGTTGAATTGTATTATATTGCTATTATTTATGTTcataatattatatgatataatgGTAAAATTGGAGTAACATTGTTCTTTGTAGTTCATTATTTCTGGGACTATTTTtggctaattaaaaaaatagtaatcatgacaggcctatgAGAGCCTAATGCGTAATGCAAAATTTCTTGTAATGTGCGCCTACTTTATCCTGAAATCACGTTTTCGCCTAAAACCTCTTATTTTGCTAAACCAAAATCCATCGTGGCAAGATTTCTGAGCTAGAAGACCTGTTTTTTATGATTTGAGGTTTATGCGGTTGTTCAGTGAGCAAGAATGACTAACTATATTTTTGAGATGCTCAGAAAAGCAGTAAGTAAAGGTAGTGGTCCTGTTTAAGACCCCACGCCTCTGGACTGTCAACCAAGTGCCAGCTAGCATATATGGGATAAAGTAATAGTAACAGACCTGATAAAGGCATGACCAGTTTCTCATCCCTCTCAGTTTCACTTCATGTTAAAAGCTCTGACTCCTAAAAGAGAGCATCCCGGCAAAGCAATCGTGTGACTCAAAAGATGTGAAGAATTGATGCCTCTAATTTCGCAAATATGCATCAAATCAAAAGCTGAGAGCAGAGGAGCATGGTCTCCTGTCATGTACCATAAAACAAGCTTTCTGCCTTCCCACCCACAGTGAGGgggagatggatagagagagcgagagagagagagaaaaagagtggcAGATTTTGTTGATTAAAACTGAGGTACGATCCAATGCACTGCGCAGAAGGCCGTCGATAACAGGAACTTTTTGATCTGGGCTGTGATATTTGTGAAGCAGAAGGGAAGCCAGACTGAACCGTATTTCAGCCCCTTCGGCCTCTACGTTTTCCCAACCAGCAGCGACAGTCGATGGGCACGGTGCCTGCGCTTTAGCATTACCATGGAAACTGTTTGTGAAGGCCTTTTCAGCAATGGCTGCAGAGTGGAAAAGTGGTGGGATGTTCCTGTCTGGACTCTTCTGTAGCTGCATTCTCCAAGGACTCCTATTAATCCGGTCTTGCTTAACGCTACGCTGGAGATCCTCTGTGtccttgtttttcttatttttaactttttttcaaaTCTCTTGGTCTCTGCTCATATGACTACTCAACTCAAGTGTAACGTTTATGTATTGTTGCACATTGTAAAGATGGGCAGCTCATTGAAAATGAACAGAAACGTCGTTTGGACCTTTTTAAATTTTGTGGaacctgttcttttttttctcactggTTGTGTTCAGATACTTTTCTCTTTAAAAATGCTACCGTGTGTAGTAATGTGACTGCACCCTATCCAAtcagcaaacaaaataaaaaaatctaagagCCATCCAAACAATTTGAGCAGTTTGCACCAAAGAAAAATGCTGTGGCATTCATAGAGTTGAGTGGTATCCACTTGTTTAATACCATTATGCCACCTTAAAATAATGCCCCGGTTGACAGTGGGCAATTCCAAATGGGTATTCCAGCGAGCTAACTCTATAGTACAAATTGTTCAAATTTAGATCCACAAACAAGGTTAAATTTAAGCCTCGTTAAGTCACTTTAGCAACATATGTGCTTGGATAAACCTGCTTGACAAACAGGCTTGAGTTCAACTCGCTCCgtacaacaccatagcaaccaactgggATGCTAGAGCAACCAGGGGAAACTTTACCAACTTGCTTTAGCCATACACCTATTCTGCattgcctttatttatttatgtgcttGCTGACAATGGTAGTTTGTGACATTAACCAAAAATTTAATTCATTTCATTCGAAGTCTGTACTTTACAAACAGCCCCATTCATTGCCAATCTGGGTACATCAACAGTATAATATGTATTAAATTGACAGGAGTGGATGTTTTTTAACCTGTTATAAAAGAATTACagagtacagcgttataaagcaCTCATGTATTGTCGCTTGTGTGTCGCTGACAACTAAGGACGGGGTCACAGGGAGAGGCACTGTCATGAATGCCCTTAGGATTGTTTTCTGTCAGAAAGCCTCAAGGCTTTTTTAGTGGCTCTGTAAGGGTTATATAAGTGACTTTTTTGCTGCTTTGAGAGTCTTTGTGCACTTCCTCAGTacacttactttaaaaaaagatgtCATATGTCAGCTTCGCTGCGTTTTTTCAAACACAGCATACGTTCTTCTTGAATATCTTAGGTCAGTGTGTGATATTTCATCAAAGTTTTTTCCGAGGTGAAGTTTCGGTTTGAATTCGTCATTATTTCTGCTGATTTGTGCTTCTTTTGACAAAATGTAATCTCTAGTAACGAGTAGAAAGGCAGAAAGCTCATGGCTCACTGCTCAGGAATAAGACCTTTCCAACGGAAGACTATTTTTAGAAAATGTCCCTAGAAACCACTGATGGAATTCTTGTGGTCACATCTCTCTACGACACTCTATATGACAGAATCAATAATCGACTAGGCTCCCTAAATACCAACTGTGCTGCAAAGTCAGGATCATCTGAGTCATTTGAGTGTCTTTAGAAAACCACACATCatgaaagaaaaatactttaaattcctgtcaaaaatgttttaaactgatCCAGCATTAAATTGCAGTATTTTTAGCTTAAAAGTAGGATTGATAAAGAGACCTaactatttgtgttttttttttttatttattaagaagaTTTTTAATGTTTGTTGTTACACAAACACAATATCCTTTTCTAATTAGGCCAAGTCGTTAGTGGAGTTTCCATTCTGGTACACAAACACTGTACAAAAGTATCCAGACATTGTTTTTAATGACTGAACTATTTTGTGATGCTTCCATTACACAGGCATTTAATTGTGCAGTATGCACAGCTTGTGTAATCGCCATAGAGAAGCATTTGCCATTTTAACAGGATGCTCTGGTGCAGCCATGCATGAGGCTAAAGTCACCCTGCTCAATGCCATCCAGtagatagaggggtataaagccctgcAGCACTGGGCTGTGGAGTGGTGGAACTGAATTCTCTGGATAGCTGGAGCTCAATACCTCTGACATAAGTTTGTGTTGCATTTTTGATCTATAACTCATCATCCGttatcagtacctgacctcactaatccTCTCATGAAGGCTGGAAGCCTTCAAATTGTAAAAGCGTAGAGTAAAGGCTATTAttacagcaaataaaaaacattgttccttttattattctttatttcaaAACGACCTCTGGAGGAGAAGGTGTTGCAGTTGCTTTCTGAGCTGAACCTCATTGGCCATAACTGCTGTATCATTTAAATCGTGAATATTGCAGTATCATGTATTTGGCTTCATCTTTAAAGTAAGTGAACTTGCTGTGAGTAGCTTTAGCAAATAGCATTTTGTTGTATATGATTTGTGATTTATGAACCACATCTATTAGAGTAATACAGAAGCATTCTTAATCGTACTTATGTATTTAGTAATGTTAAGGTGATCAAAGACAGCATTTCTGTTGCACATCCGGCGTTTGTGTCATCACATcgtaattatatttaatatttatgaggAACTGATGGTCTAAATATCTAATGAGAGTACTTTTCCAGGCAGTATAAATGTGTGCAAAGATCGAGGGGCTACGCAGTAGGAGGTTTAATGATGTTTTGGCATTTAACTTTAAGCTTTAATGTGGCCAAATGTCATAAACTCTCCGTTTGAAAGCTGGACTGCTCTCTACAGAGAGAGACATCTTTTCAGATAGCTTCAGGCACACAGACAGATGGTGCCCTCCAGCTTTAGACCCACTTTCTGAAGCAGCATGCACTAGTGTCAGTTCCACACTACAGCAAATATATACGCAAAAGCAAAACCAAATGAGGTTCCAGCAGAGTGTATCAGGTGTTGTTTGATATAGTGTCACTTTAAAAGTCTatgactttaaaaaaatatatggtttttaaaaatgtttgtttttgtgttaaaTTAAAATGGATGTGATTCATTGCCACATTTGTATTACTTCATGTTAAATGATGTCACTCAGATCAGCCTGTGTTTTGTTTGTAGGTGGCGTTTCACATCCAGCCCTACAGAGGCCGGACGGAGCTCAGCATGCATGACAACATCAAATACATCATTGACAAGTAGGTTGAATTTCTGAACCGTGGATTCACTCTGCAAAAAAGCGATGCATTAAATTGAACTGATTCAGATGTGTACATCGTTTCCACAAGAATAAAATACATCGGCGTAGCGATTGCTGAAAGTAAGAGAGCTGAAAGATTGAATGTTGTGTTGgtgtaatgtattttattaatgtggAAATTATGTACTCGTGTGAATCACGTAAACTCTGCACTTTACCTTTTTCATCATATAATTTCTATAccgtttcagcagtgaagaacaGAGAGCCCTCAAACTGTAACTTTCAGCTCAAGGGTGAGCTGTTCTACTGTCCATATCAATGTTCCTCTGTCTCTGAACTCAGAAAATAGGGGTGGAATTCCATCCAGGCTGAAGGATGCAGAAAGAAACAGGTGTTTTAAAAATAGATCTCTTTTCTTCTCAGTCTTTCACAACGTATAAATAACTCTGGACGTGAGGTTATTGCTGCAGTTCCACTTTCAGAGCAGATTGTAAAGAAAAGAGATGATGAGAAATGAGGTTCTGAGCAGAGTCATcgtttaactgtgtgtgtgggggggtaaaAAGCACGGAGCACAGTGTGAATCATCTAATGAGTCATTTACACATTATAACCTTCAACTGTTCTCCTCTTAGGTTAATTATCTGCAGTCATGCCAAGTGAGGAATGATGTTTTACAGGGATTGTGTTGGTATAGTGAGTATTTTTTTAGTGCGGGAATACAGTATAAAGGCAGCTTGTCAGTACCCCTCTGTGCACACCATCTGTCTTAAATGTTTGGAATCTGAgcaaagacaaagagagacattgaATTATCAGCATTAAGGCACACAAATCATGATTTAAGCTGCACATCTACAGAAAAGTCGATTCTCTTGTTTTACAGTTCAGGTCTTGAGATTGTGCTCGCCATGATAGGAACTTGAGCTGGTGGTCCTTCTTCCACACTTTGATTGTCGTAGCCGTGTGGCATGGTGCATTGttctggtgtaaaaaaaatatataattgtcaGAGTTGGGAAACACATTTGTCAGAGTGGAAGGAGTTCTTCACAAATACATATTTGCCAAATTCAGCCTTGCTGAAGCCCCCCCAGTCATAACCAGTGCTGCAACACATTTCACAGTGAGTGTGAGACACTGTGGCTCGAAGGCCTCTTTAGGTCTCCTTCTAACCATAAGGTGTTGGACGAAGCTGATAATTTGACTCATCATAGAAGAAGACCTTAGGCTTGGTTTACAttacagcattatttttttttaccagtcgcCAGCTGTTGTTGGAAATCCAGgacaaaaacaggacaaaagcCTCAGGTCTGAGTCGAATCTCACTGATTCAGTCATTATGAGTGTTCATTGCTTTTTATTGAAGAAGGACTGCCCTTTCAAAGCTGTTTCAGTCCATCTTTGCTGTTCACTTTACCCCAGCTGTCAAATGCCATTATTTTTGTAGGTCACTTAATGTCACAGTGATTGTTGAGTGACATTTGAATGTTGAGGTGCTGGTCATCCAGGTCAGCATCCAGAGTCACTTTAGCCCTCTCACAGACTGGGGTTTTGTTTCCTCTAGTGTTTCCTGCTTTTCTGTTTGACCTTGTTCTTAAATAATGTTGTTAAGGATGAAAGCAACCTGACGTTCACTTTATTCCTTTGTCAGTGAAGCCAGAATCTTTCTGACGTTTTAGTTTTTGTGCTAAATTTACCAATAATCACGCACTTCAGCTTTGatttaatcaatatttttgtACACAGATACGGGAAACATGGGGCTTTCTACCGGTTTAAGTCCAGCACAGGGAAAGTGCTTCCCTTGTTCTATGTTTATGACTCTTACCTGACCCCACCTGAAGCCTGGGCTGAGCTACTGACCTCGCGAGGCTCCCACAGCGTGAGAGGAACTCCGTATGACGGGATCTTCATCGCCCTCATAGTGGAGGAGCGTCACAAGCACGACATCCTGGCCAGCGGATTCGACGGCATGTACACTTACTTTGCGTCCAACGGATTCTCTTTCGGCTCCTCCCACCAGAACTGGAAAGCCGTAAAGGATTTCTGTGACAGGAACAATCTTCTGTTCGTGCCCAGCGCCGGACCCGGGTACGTGGATACCGCCGTAAGACCGTGGAACAAC
Proteins encoded in this window:
- the maneal gene encoding glycoprotein endo-alpha-1,2-mannosidase-like protein isoform X1: MTRLRKKACVALFLFTLFIFGTMMGLRTLKPSDGFSDLAPGMEMAPFAAERSEKRGEPDSDVADTKIVFSNSGHEHSIFYDIHIFYYLWYGAPQMDRGYIHWDHVLVPHWDPKIAASHPKGRHNPPEDIASSFYPELGPYSSRDPKVLDSHMSQIEAAAAGVVVLSWYPPGVADEHGEPTEDLVPAVMDAAHRHRIKVAFHIQPYRGRTELSMHDNIKYIIDKYGKHGAFYRFKSSTGKVLPLFYVYDSYLTPPEAWAELLTSRGSHSVRGTPYDGIFIALIVEERHKHDILASGFDGMYTYFASNGFSFGSSHQNWKAVKDFCDRNNLLFVPSAGPGYVDTAVRPWNNHNTRNRVNGRYYETSLQAALSVRPDIITITSFNEWHEGTQIERAVPKKTVTRLYLDYKPHQPELYLELTRKWAEQFSKEKEQWLM
- the maneal gene encoding glycoprotein endo-alpha-1,2-mannosidase-like protein isoform X2 translates to MTRLRKKACVALFLFTLFIFGTMMGLRTLKPSDGFSDLAPGMEMAPFAAERSEKRGEPDSDVADTKIVFSNSGHEHSIFYDIHIFYYLWYGAPQMDRGYIHWDHVLVPHWDPKIAASHPKGRHNPPEDIASSFYPELGPYSSRDPKVLDSHMSQIEAAAAGVVVLSWYPPGVADEHGEPTEDLVPAVMDAAHRHRIKVAFHIQPYRGRTELSMHDNIKYIIDNSEEQRALKL